Proteins found in one Haloferax litoreum genomic segment:
- a CDS encoding CPBP family intramembrane glutamic endopeptidase produces the protein MAHDSAHSSASPSDHLQAYGGIIIVVALALIVGAMFGAVASGIGRGFLAPSDPLVDAIASAGQFVGFGVVGLAYLASRDDWDIIRLERPSKRDMLWIGGGLFALLVVYLAATALMNLLDIQSGESVLAQQGRENPVYFLYLTAVTIFLVGPTEELIFRGIAYGELRRLWGPAPAVVLSSAVFASIHLWSFSGEGMLISLGMVFVLGSVLAIIYEQSGNLLVAAVAHGLFNAVQFLASYAQTTGLL, from the coding sequence ATGGCACACGACTCCGCCCACTCGTCGGCGAGTCCCAGCGACCACCTCCAGGCGTACGGCGGTATCATCATCGTCGTCGCCCTCGCGCTTATCGTCGGTGCGATGTTCGGTGCCGTCGCGAGCGGAATCGGGAGAGGGTTCCTCGCCCCGTCAGACCCGCTCGTAGACGCCATCGCCAGCGCGGGACAGTTCGTCGGCTTCGGCGTCGTCGGACTCGCGTACCTCGCGTCCCGCGACGACTGGGACATCATCCGCCTCGAACGCCCCTCGAAGCGAGACATGCTGTGGATTGGCGGCGGTCTGTTCGCGCTTCTCGTCGTCTACCTCGCCGCGACGGCGCTGATGAACCTCCTCGACATCCAGAGCGGAGAGAGCGTCCTGGCACAACAGGGCCGTGAGAATCCGGTGTACTTCCTCTATCTCACCGCTGTCACTATCTTCCTCGTAGGTCCGACCGAAGAACTCATCTTCCGAGGTATCGCGTACGGCGAACTCCGCCGCCTCTGGGGGCCAGCCCCGGCCGTCGTTCTGTCGAGTGCGGTGTTCGCCTCTATCCACCTCTGGTCGTTCTCGGGTGAAGGGATGCTCATCTCGCTCGGGATGGTGTTCGTCCTCGGGAGCGTCCTCGCGATTATCTACGAGCAGAGTGGCAATCTCCTCGTCGCTGCCGTCGCTCACGGTCTGTTCAACGCAGTCCAGTTCCTCGCGAGTTACGCGCAGACGACTGGACTGCTCTAA
- a CDS encoding DHH family phosphoesterase — protein sequence MSAPQQLHELLSEGNELNIVCHNNPDPDCLASALALGRIAAAAGVDESHIHILYDGDISHQQNRAFVNLLDIDLGKFDPKTVRDRPPESLLAFVDHSIPGANNRVPKDTPIDIVIDHHPANGIDARFVDHREHIGAAATILTEYVEALDIDIDEALATALLFAIRRETLNFLRSVTREEYEAAAFLHESADHELLRRLSAPSFTGETLDAIATAIGNRRVKRSVLVSHVGRTTERDALPQAADYLATLEGVETAIIFGVIDDAIQLSARSPDPRIHAGNVLRKAFSDVGSAGGHHDVAGGEIPLGIFGDYTSDDETLLRIVEEVVTARLFAELKIADESNK from the coding sequence ATGAGTGCACCTCAGCAACTTCACGAGTTGCTATCCGAGGGGAACGAACTCAACATCGTCTGCCACAACAACCCTGACCCAGACTGTCTCGCGAGTGCCCTCGCGTTGGGGCGAATCGCCGCTGCTGCCGGCGTCGATGAGTCACACATCCACATCCTCTACGATGGAGATATCTCGCACCAGCAGAACCGCGCGTTCGTCAACCTCCTGGATATCGACCTCGGTAAGTTCGACCCGAAGACTGTTCGAGACCGTCCTCCAGAGTCGTTGCTCGCGTTCGTCGACCACTCGATTCCCGGTGCGAACAACAGAGTCCCGAAGGACACGCCCATCGATATCGTCATCGACCACCATCCGGCGAACGGTATCGACGCACGATTCGTCGACCACCGAGAGCACATCGGTGCCGCGGCGACCATCCTCACCGAGTACGTCGAAGCACTCGACATCGACATCGACGAGGCGCTAGCGACGGCACTCCTGTTTGCGATTCGTCGCGAGACGCTCAATTTTCTCCGGAGCGTGACCCGCGAAGAATACGAAGCGGCGGCGTTTCTCCACGAGTCAGCGGACCACGAACTACTCCGCCGATTGTCGGCACCGTCGTTCACGGGGGAGACGCTCGATGCGATTGCGACTGCCATCGGCAATAGAAGAGTAAAGCGTTCGGTCCTCGTCTCGCACGTCGGCCGAACCACCGAGCGGGATGCACTACCACAGGCCGCGGACTATCTTGCGACCTTAGAGGGTGTCGAAACGGCCATCATCTTCGGTGTCATCGACGACGCAATCCAACTCAGCGCTCGGTCACCAGACCCGCGTATCCACGCTGGCAACGTCCTCAGAAAAGCGTTCAGCGACGTGGGGAGCGCCGGCGGACACCACGACGTCGCGGGCGGTGAAATCCCGCTCGGCATCTTTGGCGACTACACGAGTGACGACGAGACGTTGCTCCGAATCGTCGAAGAAGTCGTCACTGCACGTCTCTTCGCAGAACTCAAGATAGCCGACGAGTCCAATAAATGA
- a CDS encoding TIGR00341 family protein: MRLVHVLIPIGRLEDVLDELDDEGIDYAVSEEIGRGEYEAQVSFPLPTSAVEPVLTRLRGVGLEEAGYTIVVSAETVVSKRFAETKKKYTDLSLSRAELVSRAEDMAPPLSTFVVMTIVSAVVATTGLLSNSAAVIIGAMIIAPVMGPAISASVGSVLYEPKLFRRGVGLQVLGVLLAIASGLVFSLLVKETLLVPPGFNPIEVPQVQERLTPNILSLVLAVGAGVAAVFSLTRGVSSVLVGAMIAVALVPPAATVGIGIAWDAPLAILEAGTLLLVNILAVNLVALSLLWVSGYRPVSEGDAGYARKRTIQLLGIITFSLLVLGVILSGVTLLSIADAQFKQNLNTEIADVLSQQRYQNVRLVEVHIDVSPVQGLLFSEDPEVTILVDSPGGVLPSGLAEAIRTTIKEEQGYDVIVLIEAVDASRPADDEATMTERVAVPSRVAI; this comes from the coding sequence ATGCGCCTCGTTCACGTACTCATCCCAATTGGCAGACTGGAGGACGTTCTCGACGAGTTGGACGACGAAGGAATCGACTACGCTGTGAGCGAAGAGATTGGGAGAGGAGAGTACGAAGCGCAGGTTTCGTTTCCGCTCCCGACCAGCGCAGTCGAACCGGTGTTGACCCGACTCCGGGGCGTCGGACTCGAAGAAGCGGGGTACACCATCGTCGTCAGCGCCGAGACGGTCGTCTCAAAGCGATTCGCCGAGACGAAGAAGAAGTATACCGACCTGTCGCTGTCACGTGCAGAACTGGTCTCGCGTGCCGAGGATATGGCACCGCCGCTGTCCACGTTCGTCGTGATGACTATCGTCAGCGCTGTCGTCGCGACGACGGGGTTGCTGTCGAACTCTGCGGCGGTCATCATCGGCGCGATGATTATCGCGCCCGTGATGGGGCCGGCCATCTCCGCGTCTGTCGGGAGCGTACTCTACGAACCGAAACTCTTCCGTCGAGGTGTCGGGTTGCAGGTTCTCGGCGTGTTGCTCGCCATCGCGAGCGGACTCGTCTTCTCACTGCTGGTCAAAGAGACCCTGTTGGTGCCGCCGGGATTCAATCCGATAGAGGTCCCACAGGTCCAAGAACGACTGACGCCGAACATCCTCTCGCTGGTCCTCGCAGTCGGGGCCGGTGTTGCGGCCGTGTTCAGCCTGACTCGCGGTGTGTCGTCGGTGCTGGTCGGTGCGATGATTGCCGTCGCGCTGGTTCCGCCGGCGGCCACTGTCGGCATCGGCATCGCGTGGGACGCCCCACTCGCGATACTCGAAGCCGGGACCCTCCTACTCGTGAACATTCTCGCGGTGAATCTCGTGGCGCTCAGTCTCCTGTGGGTGAGTGGCTACCGTCCAGTGTCCGAAGGTGATGCGGGCTACGCTCGCAAACGGACCATCCAACTGCTCGGCATCATCACGTTCTCGCTCCTCGTCTTGGGCGTCATTCTCTCGGGTGTGACGCTCCTCTCGATTGCCGACGCCCAGTTCAAGCAGAACCTGAACACCGAGATAGCCGACGTCCTCTCACAACAGCGGTATCAGAACGTCCGCCTCGTAGAAGTCCATATCGACGTCTCACCGGTACAGGGTCTCCTGTTCAGTGAAGACCCCGAAGTGACGATTCTCGTCGACTCCCCCGGTGGGGTCCTACCCAGTGGATTAGCCGAAGCGATTCGCACGACAATCAAAGAAGAACAGGGGTACGACGTCATCGTCCTCATCGAAGCAGTCGACGCGTCCCGGCCTGCTGACGACGAGGCGACGATGACGGAACGGGTGGCCGTTCCCTCTCGGGTCGCCATCTAG
- a CDS encoding glucose-6-phosphate isomerase has translation MQVDLGNVLDTASAHGVSRETLERLDGRVADAHERIEQGREDNEHGYEALNLPSTTDPDAIREAVSRFDDPNAVITVGIGGSALGAATLTDALDSDVDAYYLDNVDPEAVASLLDSLDLSQTVVNVVSRSGTTAETLANFLVVREAMADAGVDWADRTFVTTGEEGNLRDLAEKHDLPLLPVPDGVPGRFSVLSTVGLAAAAICGHDIEAILDGAAAQEARLSDSLFDSPAYAYGAVSFALAERGMLQNAMMPYAESLETFSEWFAQLWAESLGKDGLGQTPLRALGATDQHSQLQLYRAGPRDKLVTLVRATERDDVAIPETDLDGLAYLGGSSLSELLDAEFEATEASLVAADRPNVRIELERVDEYGLGELLYAMEAACVLYGELANVDTFVQPAVEWGKRAARGLLGGGDFEEADAVADKERLVVE, from the coding sequence ATGCAAGTAGACCTCGGGAACGTCCTCGACACGGCGTCGGCCCACGGTGTCTCACGCGAGACGCTCGAACGGCTCGACGGGCGCGTCGCGGACGCCCACGAACGTATCGAACAGGGACGGGAGGACAACGAACACGGCTACGAAGCGCTGAACCTTCCGAGCACGACAGACCCCGACGCGATTCGCGAGGCAGTCAGCCGATTCGACGACCCCAACGCGGTCATCACCGTCGGTATCGGCGGCAGCGCCCTCGGCGCGGCAACGCTGACGGACGCCCTCGACAGCGACGTGGACGCGTACTACCTCGACAACGTCGACCCCGAAGCGGTCGCGTCGCTCCTCGACTCGCTGGACCTCTCGCAGACCGTCGTCAACGTCGTCTCACGCTCCGGGACGACGGCCGAGACGCTGGCGAACTTCCTCGTCGTCCGCGAGGCGATGGCCGACGCCGGCGTGGACTGGGCTGACCGGACGTTCGTCACGACCGGTGAGGAGGGCAACCTCCGTGACCTCGCCGAGAAGCACGACCTGCCACTTCTCCCGGTTCCCGACGGCGTCCCCGGCCGCTTTTCCGTCCTCTCGACAGTCGGTCTCGCCGCGGCGGCCATCTGCGGGCACGACATCGAGGCGATTCTGGACGGGGCGGCCGCACAGGAGGCCCGTCTCTCCGACTCGCTGTTCGACTCGCCTGCGTACGCCTACGGTGCCGTCTCGTTCGCCCTCGCCGAGCGCGGGATGCTCCAGAACGCGATGATGCCCTACGCGGAGTCGCTGGAGACGTTCTCCGAGTGGTTCGCACAGTTGTGGGCCGAGTCACTCGGCAAGGATGGGTTGGGCCAGACACCGCTTCGCGCCCTCGGGGCGACCGACCAGCACTCACAACTCCAACTGTACCGCGCCGGCCCACGGGACAAACTCGTCACCCTCGTCCGCGCCACCGAACGCGACGACGTAGCCATCCCGGAGACGGACCTCGACGGCCTCGCGTACCTCGGCGGGTCCTCGCTCAGTGAACTCCTCGATGCCGAGTTCGAGGCCACGGAAGCGAGTCTCGTCGCCGCCGACCGCCCGAACGTCCGCATCGAACTCGAACGCGTGGACGAGTACGGCCTCGGCGAACTCCTCTACGCGATGGAAGCGGCCTGTGTCCTCTACGGTGAACTCGCGAACGTGGATACCTTCGTCCAACCGGCCGTCGAGTGGGGCAAACGCGCCGCCCGCGGCCTCCTCGGTGGCGGCGACTTCGAAGAGGCGGACGCGGTGGCGGACAAAGAACGACTGGTCGTCGAATAG
- a CDS encoding DUF5812 family protein, translating to MTESERTGTFLVTAADDQSAVLRDVQSGQVHTLSSNPGVSEEEAVRGTVAPDPPMNVSWQLVEVESRWTVSIERSSESPTTNSRTIASENPEGELVTQERAGTGEIHVLSVPEEMTEQAVDDILSDREGLLSRAARLDVNRVEVRSGPGVVSVRYMP from the coding sequence ATGACCGAGTCCGAACGAACGGGAACGTTCCTCGTGACGGCGGCCGACGACCAGTCGGCGGTCCTGCGAGACGTGCAATCCGGGCAGGTACACACGCTCTCTTCGAACCCCGGGGTCTCCGAGGAAGAGGCCGTCCGCGGCACCGTCGCGCCCGACCCGCCGATGAACGTCTCGTGGCAACTCGTCGAAGTCGAATCACGCTGGACCGTCTCCATCGAACGCTCGTCGGAGTCGCCGACGACGAACTCGCGAACCATCGCCAGTGAGAACCCCGAGGGCGAACTCGTCACCCAAGAGCGAGCGGGGACGGGCGAAATTCACGTCCTGTCGGTGCCCGAAGAGATGACCGAACAGGCCGTCGACGACATCCTCTCCGACCGAGAGGGACTACTTTCTCGCGCGGCCCGACTCGACGTGAACCGCGTCGAAGTCCGGTCTGGTCCGGGCGTCGTCTCGGTTCGGTACATGCCCTAG
- the secF gene encoding protein translocase subunit SecF codes for MVEFTVPEVDYTRYTNRQLAAVPLAVLAVALLVIGGWYVATGSPVDPGVDFTGGTELRIATDAPQDEVRAAFDTNPESIRAVAADGTYVVTFQSGSATTTELEQQAEAAGFEIRSVDAVSASFGSDTQLLALGGVLVAFAGMSILVFAMFRTFVPSIAVVISAFSDIVIPVALMNILGIELSLGTVAALLMLIGYSVDSDILLNNHILRRSGDFYESTYRAMQTGVTMTLTSIAAMIVMTITATLFGIQLLAAIGTVLVFGLTADLMNTYMLNVTLLRWYKFEGVAR; via the coding sequence ATGGTCGAGTTTACGGTACCGGAGGTAGACTACACCCGGTACACGAATCGCCAACTCGCGGCCGTCCCCCTCGCGGTTCTCGCGGTGGCCCTGCTGGTCATCGGAGGGTGGTACGTCGCGACTGGTTCACCGGTAGACCCCGGCGTCGATTTCACCGGTGGCACCGAACTCCGTATCGCAACGGATGCCCCGCAAGACGAGGTCCGCGCGGCCTTCGATACCAACCCCGAGTCGATTCGCGCCGTCGCCGCCGACGGGACGTACGTGGTGACGTTCCAGTCCGGAAGCGCGACGACGACGGAACTCGAACAACAGGCCGAAGCGGCAGGCTTCGAAATCCGCTCCGTCGACGCTGTCTCCGCGAGTTTCGGTTCCGACACGCAACTGCTCGCGCTCGGCGGCGTCCTCGTCGCGTTCGCCGGGATGAGCATTCTCGTGTTCGCGATGTTCCGCACGTTCGTTCCCTCCATCGCCGTCGTCATCTCTGCGTTCTCAGACATCGTCATCCCGGTGGCACTGATGAACATCCTCGGCATCGAACTGTCGCTCGGAACCGTCGCAGCACTCCTCATGCTCATCGGGTACTCCGTCGACTCCGACATCCTCCTGAACAACCACATCCTCCGGCGCTCTGGTGACTTCTACGAATCGACGTACCGCGCCATGCAGACCGGTGTGACGATGACGCTGACGTCCATCGCGGCCATGATTGTCATGACCATCACGGCGACGCTGTTCGGCATTCAACTGCTCGCCGCTATCGGCACCGTCCTCGTCTTCGGGCTTACCGCCGACCTGATGAACACCTACATGCTCAACGTGACGCTCCTTCGCTGGTACAAGTTCGAGGGGGTGGCCCGATGA
- the secD gene encoding preprotein translocase subunit SecD produces MSTIRDNWRVILLVIGILISTFALFSPTVGSQPAIGEDDSMTNLKYGLQLDGGTRIRAPLVGVTAEDVEFNGDSDRVVEQQVAAQLPDADAADVIARQGAEGNTVEATAENVTTDDLSSALDAAGYAHGEVRDGVTETTRTETVRVLESKINEAGLSGGTVQQVTTATNEHFILVEVPNRDRQDVIDLVGERGTVQIDIYYPTSQNGSRVYETREAVLTQADFTSIGTAQEPQTGGGAFVPVSVRDEPARDFQDDVVETGVAQPGGTQCTYMDEDGRNTTEGCLLLVVNGEVVNAFGMSPGLADGMRSGEWANAPSFQLQTLNTSEAQEIAINLRAGALPAKLDLSGEDGGTSSYISPSQGENFKTDSLITGIIAVLAVAGVVFLRYGKPQVALPMIVTGLSEVYILLGFAAAIGYPLDLSVIAGFIAVIGTGVDDLIIIADEVMGEGTVKSRKVFQSRFRRAFWVIGAAAATTIIAMSPLAVLSLGDLQGFAIFTILGVIVGVLVTRPAYGDILRILLTEDR; encoded by the coding sequence ATGAGTACCATCCGCGACAACTGGCGGGTCATCCTGCTCGTCATCGGCATCCTCATCTCGACGTTCGCCCTGTTCTCGCCGACGGTCGGGTCTCAACCCGCTATCGGCGAGGACGACAGCATGACCAACCTCAAGTACGGTCTCCAACTCGACGGCGGGACGCGAATCCGCGCACCGCTCGTCGGCGTCACCGCCGAGGACGTGGAGTTCAACGGGGACTCCGACCGCGTCGTCGAACAGCAAGTCGCCGCGCAGTTACCGGACGCCGACGCCGCGGACGTCATCGCCCGGCAGGGTGCCGAAGGCAACACGGTCGAAGCGACTGCCGAGAACGTCACCACCGACGACCTCAGCAGTGCGCTCGACGCGGCCGGATACGCGCACGGTGAGGTCAGAGACGGCGTCACCGAGACGACCCGAACGGAGACGGTCCGCGTCCTCGAATCGAAAATTAACGAGGCAGGACTCTCCGGCGGGACGGTCCAACAGGTAACCACGGCGACGAACGAACACTTCATCCTCGTCGAGGTGCCGAACCGTGACCGACAGGACGTCATCGACCTCGTCGGTGAGCGCGGGACCGTCCAAATCGACATCTACTACCCGACCTCCCAGAACGGGTCGCGGGTCTACGAGACGCGTGAGGCCGTCTTGACGCAAGCCGACTTCACGTCCATCGGGACGGCACAGGAACCACAGACTGGCGGTGGGGCGTTCGTCCCCGTCTCGGTCCGTGACGAACCAGCGCGGGACTTCCAAGACGACGTCGTCGAAACTGGTGTCGCCCAACCCGGCGGCACACAGTGTACGTACATGGATGAAGACGGCCGCAACACGACCGAAGGGTGTCTGCTCCTCGTCGTCAACGGCGAAGTCGTCAACGCCTTCGGGATGAGTCCCGGACTCGCCGACGGTATGCGCTCCGGCGAGTGGGCCAACGCACCGAGTTTCCAACTGCAGACGCTCAACACGTCCGAGGCACAGGAGATTGCCATCAACCTCCGTGCCGGTGCGCTCCCCGCGAAACTCGACCTCTCGGGTGAAGACGGCGGTACATCGTCGTACATCTCTCCGAGTCAGGGTGAGAACTTCAAGACCGACTCGCTCATCACGGGTATCATCGCCGTCCTCGCCGTCGCTGGGGTCGTCTTCCTCCGCTACGGCAAACCGCAGGTCGCACTTCCGATGATCGTCACGGGTCTCTCCGAGGTGTACATCCTCCTCGGGTTCGCCGCGGCAATCGGCTACCCACTCGACCTCTCGGTCATCGCTGGGTTCATCGCTGTCATCGGGACTGGTGTGGACGACCTCATCATCATCGCCGACGAGGTGATGGGCGAAGGGACGGTGAAGTCGCGCAAGGTCTTCCAGTCGCGCTTCCGCCGTGCCTTCTGGGTTATCGGCGCTGCCGCCGCGACGACCATCATCGCGATGAGTCCGCTCGCCGTGCTCTCGCTCGGCGACCTGCAAGGCTTCGCCATCTTCACCATCCTCGGCGTCATCGTCGGCGTCCTCGTCACCCGTCCGGCGTACGGTGACATCCTCCGAATCCTCCTGACCGAGGATCGCTGA
- a CDS encoding DUF7511 domain-containing protein, giving the protein MEETPLRHDDTDAMTTTTTERQGRNVSPADDLEYTAIVAPYDDAPDECTIFPAGLSEDELVTTWISAQEGSYVSLDEMV; this is encoded by the coding sequence ATGGAAGAGACTCCACTTCGACACGACGACACGGACGCGATGACGACGACGACGACGGAGCGTCAGGGACGAAACGTATCCCCGGCAGATGACTTGGAGTATACGGCAATCGTTGCCCCGTACGACGACGCACCAGACGAGTGCACCATCTTCCCCGCAGGCCTCTCCGAGGACGAACTGGTGACGACGTGGATTTCCGCGCAAGAAGGTTCGTACGTCTCGCTCGACGAGATGGTGTAA